Proteins from a genomic interval of Dermacentor variabilis isolate Ectoservices chromosome 8, ASM5094787v1, whole genome shotgun sequence:
- the LOC142590874 gene encoding 2-Hydroxyacid oxidase 1-like: MSGHSSATHATRRPEDAKTVEDVERAALARLDPVPRVYFTMGEDREQTVTENKVAFTRLRLLPRLLRGVAVRSLEATVLGAKISMPVGISPAPFHRMAHSDGEKATAKAAEAAGTVMILSMFSTTSLEDVRSAAPGALLWLQVFIHPDRRATERLVARAQQAGYKALCCTLDAPVGGTKSGTFGEYLKQYSHKLRAANFDDDDAKQGDKSLAQAFLDPGLTWDDLAWLKGVSILPIVVKGVLTAEAAVQAADHGASAILVSNHGGRQLDGVPATIEVLSDIVRAVGHRCDVYLDGGVRLGTDVVKALALGARAVFVGRPAIFGLAYNGQEGVTKVLEILRSEVDRAMALMGCLSISELHSGMVVRQERFARL; this comes from the exons ATGAGCGGGCACAGCAGCGCGACTCACGCCACGAGACGTCCCGAGGACGCGAAGACGGTGGAGGACGTCGAGCGCGCGGCGTTGGCCAGACTGGATCCCGTACCTCGCGTCTACTTCACCATGGGCGAGGACCGGGAGCAGACGGTGACCGAGAACAAGGTCGCATTCACGAG GCTACGTCTCCTACCAAGACTGCTGAGGGGCGTGGCCGTGCGCAGCCTGGAAGCGACCGTGCTTGGAGCAAAGATTAGCATGCCAGTGGGCATATCGCCCGCGCCTTTCCACAGGATGGCTCACTCCGACGGGGAGAAGGCCACCGCCAAAG CGGCAGAAGCTGCTGGCACGGTGATGATTCTCAGCATGTTCAGCACCACTTCTCTGGAGGACGTCAGAAGTGCCGCGCCAGGCGCCCTGCTTTGGTTACAG GTGTTCATTCACCCGGACCGGAGGGCTACCGAACGGCTGGTGGCCCGAGCACAGCAGGCGGGCTATAAAGCCCTGTGCTGCACGTTAGACGCACCCGTGGGCGGAACCAAGTCTGGAACTTTCGGGGAGTACCTCAAGCAGTACTCGCACAAGCTCAG GGCAGCCAATTTTGACGACGACGATGCCAAACAAGGTGACAAGTCACTCGCCCAGGCGTTCCTGGATCCGGGTCTGACATGGGATGACTTGGCTTGGCTCAAGGGCGTATCCATCTTACCCATTGTCGTCAAGGGGGTCCTGACAG CGGAGGCGGCCGTTCAAGCCGCGGATCACGGAGCTTCGGCGATCCTGGTGTCCAATCACGGAGGCCGGCAGCTTGACGGGGTTCCAGCGACC ATCGAGGTGCTGTCCGACATTGTCCGAGCCGTGGGTCATCGGTGCGACGTCTACCTTGACGGCGGAGTGCGTCTGGGCACCGACGTGGTCAAGGCGCTGGCACTGGGCGCACGCGCCGTGTTCGTCGGAAGACCGGCCATTTTTGGACTCGCCTACAAC GGCCAAGAAGGAGTGACCAAAGTACTGGAGATTCTTCGGTCGGAGGTTGATCGCGCCATGGCTCTAATGG GTTGCCTGTCCATCAGCGAACTTCACTCCGGCATGGTGGTTCGCCAGGAACGCTTCGCGAGGCTCTGA